The DNA sequence GAAGACGGCCCAGAGCTTCACGCGCCCGTCTCCTCCGCCGCCTGCTCGCCGGCGACGACGCGGATGAAGATCTCCTCGAGCGTCGTCCCGACCCGGCGGAGCTCCAGCAGGCCCCAGCGCTGCTGCGCCGCGAGCTGGAAGATCTCGCCGCGGACGTCGCGGCCCCGGCCGGACTCGACGAGGTAGCGGCCCGCGCCGTTCGTCGTCGTGAGCTCCTGCACCGAGACGACCCCCGAGATCCCGCGCATGCCGTCCCGCACCGCGGCGGGCGGGCCGACGATCTCGACCTCGACGCGCGAGGTCGGGAAGAACTGCTCGACGAGCGTGTCGATCGTCCCCTGGGCGACGATCGCGCCCTTGTTGATGATCACGACGCCGCCGCACACCATCGAGACCTCCGGCAGGATGTGCGTCGAGAGGATCACCGTGTGCTTGCCGGCGAACGACTTGATGAGCGCGCGGATCTCGGTGATCTGCTTCGGGTCGAGGCCGATGGTGGGCTCGTCGAGGATCAGCACGTCGGGGTCGTTGACGATCGCCTGCGCCAGGCCGACGCGCTGCCGGTAGCCCTTCGACAGCTTGGCGATGAGCTGGTTCTGGACCTCGCTGACGAGGCAGCGCTCCATCACCTCGGCGACGCGGCGCCGCCGCTCGGCGCGGCCCACGCCCTTCACCTCGGCGACGAAGTCGAGGTAGGCCCCCACGCGCATGTCGCCGTAGAGCGGCACGTTCTCGGGGAGGTAGCCGATGCGCCGGCGGACCTCGAGCGACTCGCTGAAGACGTCGAAGCCGGCCACGCGCGCCGCGCCGCTCGAGGCGGGCATGAAGCAGGCGAGGATCCGCATGGTCGTGGATTTCCCGGCGCCGTTCGGGCCGAGGAAGCCCACGATCTCCCCCGGCGCGACGCTGAAAGACACGTCGCGGATCGCGGTGACCGGCCCGTAATACTTGGTCAGCTTCTCGACTTGGATCATTCGAGGCCGGTTACGGAGTATACACCGTGGCGGGGCCCGTGGGGACGGCGCGCCCGCGGCCGGCCCGACGCCGGCGCGCCCTACTCTCGCGCGACGATCGGCATGATCGTCTGGAGCCAGGGCGGGAGCGCGATCATCTTGCTCGTGGCCGGGTCCCAGCAGGCGTGGAGCGTGAAGCCCGTGGCGACCGTCTCGCCCGCCTCGTTCAAGACCTCGTACGCGAAGCGGAAGCTCGCGCGCTTGCGCTCGCTCACCCAGCAGCGCACCTCGAGCAGCTCGTCGAGCCGCGCGGGCCGGACGTACCGGACCCCGGCCTCGACCACGGGCAGGTGGACCTTCTGGTCCACCTCGGAGATCGGGATGCCCTGCTGGCGGAGGAACTCGACGCGGCCCACCTCGAAGTAGGTGAGGTAGTTGCCGTAGTAGACGACCTTCATGCAGTCCGTGTCCTTGTACCGGACGCGGAGCTTCGTCGTGGCGATCATTCTCGCGAGGGCCGCGGGGCCAGGTGCCATTCCATCTACAGGTACTGGCCGTACCGGATCTTCTCGACGACGCCGCGCACGCTCTTGTAGCCGTCGATCGCGTCGAGCAGGTTCTCGGTGGTCACCGGCAACGCCGTGACGCCCCGGGCGGCCTCGTGCACCTTCACCTCCAGGGCGCGCTGGACGATCACCGAGATGTCGGCGCCGCTCATGCCGCCCATGACCGGCAGCACCTTGTCGTAGACGATCGTCTCGAAGAGACGGCGGCCGGCGGTCTTCTCGAGCCGGACGCGCATGAGCTCGAGGATCTCCCGCTGGGCGTTCGGGTCCGGCAGCGCGACCTCGACCAGGTGGTCGAGGCGTCCCGGCGCCACGAGCGCCGGATCGAGCGCGTCGGTCCGCGTGGTGGACCCGACGACGAGGAGGCGCGCGCTGGCGTCCACGGCGTCGAGCTTCTCGCAGAGCGTGGCGACCAGGCGCGCGCTGGCCTCGCGGGCCTGGGGCTGCGGGAGAAGGTGCTCGAGCGACAGGGCCTCGGCCTCGTCGAGGAAGAACACCGCCTTTCCCTCGCCCAGCGCGAGGCGGAGGATCTCCTGGAGGAGCTCGCCCGTGTTCGCGCCGAACTTCGAGGTGAGGTTCGCGAGCTTGAGATGGAAGAAGATCGCTCCGGACGCGGTCGCGAGCGCGTGCGCGAGCTTCGTCTTGCCCGTCCCCGGCGGACCGTAGAGGAGGAGCCCCTTGGGCGGCGTGATCCCCCACAGCGCGTAGAGCTCCGGGTTCGTCAGCGCGACGGCGAAGCCGCGCAGCGCCGCCTTCGCCTGCGGGACGCCGCCGACCTCGTCGAAGGTGACCGTGGGCCGGATCCGCGTCTCGACCCGCCCGGTGAGGTCGCCGAACTTCTCCCCGAGCTTCGCGAAGACGTCCTCGAGGCGCCGCTGGAGCGCCCACTCCTGATCGTTCTTCTCGGGCTCGGCCATCAGATGGAGGGACCGCGGGGCGGCCGCGAGGCGCCGCCGCGCTCGAAGACGCGGTCCTCCACGAGCACCGGCACCTTGGCGCGGAGCGCGAGCGCGATCGCGTCGGAGGGCCGCGAGTCGAGCTGGAGCTCGCTCCCGCCCGCCGTGAGATAGACCGTCGCGTAGTAGATGTCGTCCCGGAAGTCGTTGATGACGACGCGCGTGAGCTTCACCTTGAGGCGGCCGAAGAGCGTCAGGAACAGGTCGTGGGTCAGCGGCCTCGGCGGCGTCACGCCCTGCAGCGGCACGGCGATGCTGACCATCTCGGGGAGCCCGATCACCATCTCGAGGCTCCGCCCGTCACGCTTGCCCCGGAGTATCACGATGGGCTGCTGGGTGCTCTGGTTCAGGAACACGGCGACGACCTCGGCCTCCTGCGGCCCCGTCGCCTTCGGCGGCGCGACCTCGGGGCCGCCGGGTGCCTGGTGCGCCCGCTCCGGCGCTCCGAGGAGCGCCGCGCCCAGCAGCGCGATCGACACGTAGCGAGCCCTGCGCGTCATGCGGCTTCGCCTCCCTCCGGAATGGTCGAGTCTAGCCTATTTTCCGCTCGAGTTTCAGGGAGAGGGCCGAGCCGGCGGCGAGGAGCGCCGTCAGCGCGGTCCACATGACGGCGTATCCGACGGCGTGCGTCACGTAGCCGAAGACGAACGCGCCCGTCGTCTGGCCGGCGAGGAAGACCGCGCTGAAGATGCCGACGACGACGG is a window from the Candidatus Methylomirabilota bacterium genome containing:
- a CDS encoding ATP-binding protein → MAEPEKNDQEWALQRRLEDVFAKLGEKFGDLTGRVETRIRPTVTFDEVGGVPQAKAALRGFAVALTNPELYALWGITPPKGLLLYGPPGTGKTKLAHALATASGAIFFHLKLANLTSKFGANTGELLQEILRLALGEGKAVFFLDEAEALSLEHLLPQPQAREASARLVATLCEKLDAVDASARLLVVGSTTRTDALDPALVAPGRLDHLVEVALPDPNAQREILELMRVRLEKTAGRRLFETIVYDKVLPVMGGMSGADISVIVQRALEVKVHEAARGVTALPVTTENLLDAIDGYKSVRGVVEKIRYGQYL
- a CDS encoding thioesterase family protein, whose translation is MIATTKLRVRYKDTDCMKVVYYGNYLTYFEVGRVEFLRQQGIPISEVDQKVHLPVVEAGVRYVRPARLDELLEVRCWVSERKRASFRFAYEVLNEAGETVATGFTLHACWDPATSKMIALPPWLQTIMPIVARE
- a CDS encoding bifunctional nuclease family protein; the encoded protein is MTRRARYVSIALLGAALLGAPERAHQAPGGPEVAPPKATGPQEAEVVAVFLNQSTQQPIVILRGKRDGRSLEMVIGLPEMVSIAVPLQGVTPPRPLTHDLFLTLFGRLKVKLTRVVINDFRDDIYYATVYLTAGGSELQLDSRPSDAIALALRAKVPVLVEDRVFERGGASRPPRGPSI
- a CDS encoding ATP-binding cassette domain-containing protein, translated to MIQVEKLTKYYGPVTAIRDVSFSVAPGEIVGFLGPNGAGKSTTMRILACFMPASSGAARVAGFDVFSESLEVRRRIGYLPENVPLYGDMRVGAYLDFVAEVKGVGRAERRRRVAEVMERCLVSEVQNQLIAKLSKGYRQRVGLAQAIVNDPDVLILDEPTIGLDPKQITEIRALIKSFAGKHTVILSTHILPEVSMVCGGVVIINKGAIVAQGTIDTLVEQFFPTSRVEVEIVGPPAAVRDGMRGISGVVSVQELTTTNGAGRYLVESGRGRDVRGEIFQLAAQQRWGLLELRRVGTTLEEIFIRVVAGEQAAEETGA